In one Serinus canaria isolate serCan28SL12 chromosome 2, serCan2020, whole genome shotgun sequence genomic region, the following are encoded:
- the ARC gene encoding activity-regulated cytoskeleton-associated protein, translating into MQLDNVTSAGVHSFQGHRGVANKPNVILQIGKCRAEMLEHVRRTHRHLLTEVSKQVERELKGLQKSVGKLENNLEDHVPTENQRWKKSIKACLIRCQETIAHLERWVKREMNVWKEVFFRLEKWADRLESMGGKYCPGEQGKQTVSVGVGGPEIRPSEGEIYDYALDMSQMYALTPPPGEVPSIPQGHDSYQWVSVSEDAPASPVETQVFEDPREFLSHLEEYLKQVGGTEEYWLSQIQNHMNGPAKKWWEYKQDSVKNWVEFKKEFLQYSEGTLTRDAIKRELDLPQKEGEPLDQFLWRKRDLYQTLYVDADEEEIIQYVVGTLQPKLKRFLSYPLPKTLEQLIQRGKEVQGNMEHSEEPSPQRTPEVQPGDSVETVPPSTTASPVPSNGTQPEPPSPPATVI; encoded by the coding sequence ATGCAGCTGGACAATGTCACCAGCGCGGGCGTCCACTCCTTCCAGGGGCACCGTGGAGTTGCCAACAAGCCCAATGTGATTCTGCAGATAGGGAAGTGCAGGGCAGAAATGCTGGAGCATGTCCGGAGGACCCACCGGCACCTCCTGACAGAGGTCTCCAAGCAGGTGGAGCGGGAGCTGAAGGGATTGCAGAAATCCGTGGGGAAGTTGGAGAACAACTTAGAGGACCACGTCCCAACTGAAAACCAGAGATGGAAGAAGTCCATTAAGGCCTGCCTGATCAGATGCCAGGAGACCATTGCCCACCTGGAGAGGTGGGTCAAGAGGGAGATGAATGTTTGGAAGGAGGTCTTTTTCCGCCTGGAAAAGTGGGCTGACCGCCTGGAGTCCATGGGAGGCAAAtactgccctggggagcagggcaagCAGACGGTGTCCGTCGGGGTGGGAGGCCCGGAGATAAGGCCAAGTGAGGGGGAGATTTATGATTATGCCCTGGACATGAGCCAGATGTATGCCCTGACCCCTCCTCCCGGGGAGGTGCCTAGCATCCCCCAGGGCCACGATTCCTACCAGTGGGTCTCTGTGTCGGAGGATGCTCCAGCCTCCCCGGTGGAGACCCAGGTGTTTGAGGATCCCCGGGAGTTCTTGAGCCACTTGGAGGAATACTTAAAGCAGGTGGGTGGAACAGAGGAGTATTGGCTGTCTCAGATCCAAAACCACATGAACGGCCCAGCTAAAAAGTGGTGGGAGTACAAGCAGGACTCCGTCAAAAACTGGGTCGAGTTCAAGAAGGAGTTCCTGCAGTACAGCGAGGGAACTCTGACTAGGGATGCCATCAAAAGGGAGCTGGATTTGCCCCAGAAAGAGGGGGAGCCCCTGGATCAGTTCCTCTGGCGCAAGAGAGACCTGTACCAGACCCTCTATGTGGATGCAGATGAGGAGGAGATCATCCAGTACGTGGTAGGCACCCTCCAGCCCAAACTGAAGCGTTTCCTGAGCTACCCCCTGCCCAAGACCTTAGAGCAGCTGATCCAGAGGGGGAAGGAAGTCCAAGGCAACATGGAGCACTCTGAGGAGCCCAGCCCACAGAGGACCCCTGAGGTTCAGCCAGGAGACTCCGTGGAGACCGTGCCCCCCTCAACCACCGCCAGTCCCGTGCCCAGCAATGGGACTCAaccagagccccccagccccccagccaCTGTCATATGA